Genomic segment of Triticum aestivum cultivar Chinese Spring chromosome 6A, IWGSC CS RefSeq v2.1, whole genome shotgun sequence:
TTTGATACTATGATGTGTGTTAGCTGATTGTTGAAGAAAAAGATGTGACATTGTTCTCGGTAATCCTAGCTCAGTGAGTAGTATCTTTTTTTCTCAAAAgctcgtggcaacgcacgggcattctactagtgtaAAGATAATAATGAAGTAAAACAGAACATGTTGCCGCTGCTCGATTTCTTCTGAACCGCTAGTTTCTCGCCCCAGCGGCGTCGTCAATTATGGACAAGCTCAGCTTGACAACGGCGGCCCCGGTCGACGAGAGCCGCTCCCGTCCGCTCCCTCTCACTAGGGTTCCGCCACCGCCTGCGGCGGCCGCCGGCTCGCGCGCCCCGGCCCTCCCCGCCCCCTTCTTCCCCCTCCCCATCTCGTTCCCGCCCCTGCGCCAcctccccgggaggtggccggggcggcgcccTCCTCTTCCCTCGCCCCCCCCTCCCGTGAgctctcccccgccgccgccggcgggtgCCCCGGCGCTGGCCCGgttgctggcggcggcggcgggcccttCTGTACCCGCGCGTTCGTCTCCCTCCCGGGGCTGGTGATGGTGGCAGTGATGCTCGGCTGGGCGGCGGCCCGGCGACCCGGCAGCGGTCGCCGGCGGTAGGCGCGGTGGCGGTGCTGCCCTTGGCAGCAGGGCGGCGTGGTGGCGTGCGGTGGCCGGCGGCGTGtcctcggcccagatctgggccctcccggctccatctgggtcctagcgggccggtcCCTGGTGTGGCTTCGTCGTCGTCTGTGTGGtgaggaggagcggctcggatgGGGGGCGGCGATGCCGATGGCGTGCCTGCTGCAGCGCGATGGCGGGAGCTTTTCGGGAATGGAGTTCCCGGCAGGGCCTATAGGCACACGGGCCTggtaggctcctgctagtgtgtcCGGTCGGCTACTGTcgttgatggtggaggttgtgcccTTGCGCGTGCCAACGGTGCTGCAGCCCCTAGTCCCGGCTCCTATCCCTTGTTGTGCAGACCTCATCTCGTGGTACCGTGGTGAGACGGCATGGAGGCTTCTTGACCATGGTGGCGCAAGATGGTGGTCAGTTTGGTGGCAGGCTCTGGAGCACccgaggtgaaggttgggatcgggggaaacccctgtcggcctGTCCGACACCGACGCGGCGACGCTGatgggtgccgccggaccttcctggagggtGTCGGGGGCGACCCTTCCTCTCGCCTAGTCGtgtatcgggggaaacccttggcagcagcgtcgtcttcGTCGcggtccttcttgaaggtgttgattggtaccggtgCTTCGGAGCCTTGGAGCTTCGTGGGAGATCTTCGGTGGGCGCAGTGGTCGTGAAGCTTCTTCGTTTTCGTCGATCCGTCGTTGTCGGCATTCTTTTCTCTTGTTGTTTCTCTTTCGTTTCTTTTAGTGTGATTGTGCTGCTTTCGCCCCAGCACCTATCCTTTGAtgtatcggttggttgctttggaatacaaagcgggggaaaaccctttttcttGCAACGGCGGCCCCCTTGACCATCCACCGACACGAGGAAAACCCAGCAGCGCCGCAACAAAACAAGGGCATCAGGGGAGCAAAGGAGTAGGCATCGTGCGAACGAAAGAAGACAAGGCAGCCACGTCAAGGGGATGCTGCAATTGCAACGGCTCAGACAGCTTCGACTGCTCAGCATCATCGTCGGACGGCGCATACTCTTGTCTGTGGCAACTACATCAATAAAACCAGCTGACATAGACCCTGAAAAAAATAACAGCTCACATTGACGCTCTATATTAGCCAAAATCCTGGGGAGTCCAAACGTGAACTGCGACAGTTCGAAAAACTGAAGGACCAGAAGTGAACTTGGGGCAAAATTCAGGGTCCAAAAGTGGACTTTGTTCATCCAATAATGATCTAAGCTGCATCCACAACGTGTGTTATACTAAGAGATCTTTTTAGTTGATTTATATCTTGAAATTCAATCCTTGGTAAATATACCTCGCGTGACTCTGAACGGGTATGGCACACCACAGGCGTAATAGGAGAAACAGCCAACCAAAAATGCACGCGAGGACAAATCAAGAGCGTATCAGACTCATAATCCCATTATCACAAGTTGCCATGTAACCCTAACAAATCAACAAAAAGCGCACTAAAATAAGCTGCGCCCTTACTTGATTATGCAAGCACTTGTCTCTTGTCGACACAACAAACTAAAACACAGCAAAGGGCAGAAGAACAGTAAAATTAAGCTACAACAGGAACCTTCCAAGTGTTCAGCTTTGCTCTTCCTCAGCGCCCGCTGCCTCCCTCTCCTCTGCAGCGGCAGCCATCAGTTCATCGAATTTCTCCGTCTTGCCAATCAATATTTCGATCTGCCCAGTACAGGTTATGAGAGTAAGGAAAAACAGTCATGTGGATAAATCATGGTAAGTACGGTCCGTATGTCATCCGAAgaacactaaccttggccttctgGATAGGGCGGTTCCTTGTATCATCTTTGACATCAACAGTAGATGTCATTATTTCTGCAAGTAATTTCGACCAAGTTAAGAGACTGAAAAGAAGACATAATCGAGCAGAATAATGAGAAACAAGACTCACTCTTCTCAACAGCAAGGCCGTTATTTTTTAGAATTTCCGCAACAGTCACCACAGTTGCAATAGCTGAAAGGACAAAGTTAAAAATAGTTTCATCACGACAAAAAAAGGAATGTAGATAAATAACAGAGGTCCGACAGTAACAAAGGGTCATGCTGACCAACAAAGAAAATAAACCAAGCATCCATACACAAGTGTTGAAGCATTATTATCATGAGTATATGACACATCCATGTAAATTTAACCTTACAAATAGTCTAACCAAAATTAATATCATATTAAGGTGCCTAAAACCACTGTAACCCAAGGCTTAAATAGCAACACACAGGTGCAAAAGCTGGCTACTAGACTTCAGCTACAACTGACAGCAGAACGCTATGATGCAGAAAATAACTTTTGGACAACAATGTCATCAGCAGTTTCTGATTTAATATGAGTATTACATGTCCAGAGCTAGATGACTGTTGGCTGGACATATTATTACATCAGCACAAACTTGCGCATACAAGCAATATTAATTTGATTATCAACGAGCAATGAAAACTGTTTTTAGTACTCTGTAACCCAGTGGATGAAGGCTCAGCTCACTCTGTTTTTAGTACTCCCTCCACCTCCATTTACATGAGGTCATCATTTCTCATGATCAAAATTTGACCATCATTTTGACAAATAATATGTTTGTCGTCTGTCACAAAAATTACACCGCTTGAAATTTTTAATACGAATGGAATGGTATAAATTTAATGACACATAGCCCAAGTTTTGTTAGTCAAACCAAAGGTCAAAGTTGAACCTAGAAATACATGAGCGACATGTAAATAGAGACAGAGGGAGTATCAATTGTCAGTTCTTtgcatggtactccctccgttccgaattacttgtcgcaggtatgaatgtatctagatgt
This window contains:
- the LOC123127239 gene encoding uncharacterized protein At2g34160; its protein translation is MEEVTEAVNNLTIGEGAAATAGAEGHKKNRIQVSNTKKPLFFYVNLAKRYMQLHEEVELSALGMAIATVVTVAEILKNNGLAVEKKIMTSTVDVKDDTRNRPIQKAKIEILIGKTEKFDELMAAAAEEREAAGAEEEQS